From Halotia branconii CENA392, the proteins below share one genomic window:
- a CDS encoding non-ribosomal peptide synthetase, with the protein MSDLLKRLEHLSPQKRELVLQKLLAQQPSTIIPKSKLPRIEAASTDKLIPLSFPQQRLWFLDQMEGNSATYNMAAAVEITGNLQVSILEKIIAEIIQRHAILRTNFKTIDGNAVQIITPQLTINIPVIDLQTLPAAARFAEVERLAIAEQLQPFDLTQDCLLRVTLLHLASESYVLLVTMHHIVSDGWSLGVFIQEFSSLYTAFSQNQPSPLTGLTIQYADFAHWQRQCLQGEVLENQLNYWRQQLAGIPPILELPTDRPRPPVQTFQGQTLNFELNQNLTKQLNILCQKSGTTMFMTLMAAFATLLYRYSNQSDIVIGSPIANRDRQETYPLIGLFVNTLVLRTNLEGNPSFAELLQRVKQVALDAYAHQDVPFERLVEALQPERSLSHMPLFQVAFAMQNAPMGKLELPNLSLNLLKIENSTAKFDLTLSMQETESGLLGEWEFNSDLFDATTITRMAGHFQTLLENLVVNPQQPVAEVSLLSASEQHQLLVEWNDTATDYPQGKCIHQLFAEWVEQTPNAVAVVFENQQLTYRELNDRANQLAHQLQNLGVKPDVLVGICVERSLEMIVGLLGILKAGGAYVPLDPNYPAERLSLMLSDAQVQVLLTQQHLTHQFSELGVRQICLDTDWETINQNSQENPVNTTTVENVAYVIYTSGSTGKPKGVMVPHRGVNRLVLNTNYVPISTSDVFAQVSNCSFDAATFEIWGALLNGARLVIVSQDIVLSPQQFATCIQQQKLGIMFLTAALFNQMAKEVPTAFQTMRYLLVGGEALDPRWIKKVLQHGAPEHLLNGYGPTENTTFSVCHHIQDVAEKTTNIPIGRAIANTQTYVLDRHLQPVPVGVYGELYLGGDGLALGYLNRPELNAEKFIPNPFDNSQYLYKTGDLVRYLPDGNIEFINRIDNLVKIRGFRIELGEIEAVIQQHPDIANVVVLVREDEPGEKRIVAYVVLHELAATTVKELRDFLKAKMPEYMLPSAFVMLESLPINPNGKVDRRVLPAPKTSRSDFDTNLILPRTKTEKILANIWADVLRLKQVGINDNFFELGGDSILTIQVVARANQAGLQLTPKQLFHHQTIAELSTVVDTTLPVQAEQGLVTGSLPLTPIQQWFFEQNLPQPEHFNQSVLLSVPTDLKAEILEQALQQLLLHHDALRLRFVQEDESWLQTNADANATVPLTCVDLAKIAPQEKQAALETAANKLQASLNLSQELMQVALFHFGAEQPARLLIIVHHLAVDGVSWRILVEDLFNAYQQLNRGETIQLPAKTSSFKEWSHRLAEYGSSETLTTELDFWLAQSSGSIPLPVDYNQQNNTVASSAQVSVSLDAEQTRALLQEVPAVYNTQINDVLLTALAQSFAQWTGESSLLVDVEGHGREELFADIDLSRTVGWFTCLFPIKLKLAANADAGKTLKSIKEQLRPCQKRGINYGILRYFTQDSAIRQQLATATPAQVSFNYLGQFDQELSESGAWKLAQESAGAEQSILGDRTHLLEVNALVASGKLQLNWTYSQNIHQQSTIEALAANFINALTDIINHCQSTDVGGYTPSDFPEAELTQEYLDNLIAEMATRDIANHKKNIESIYPLSPMQEGILFHTLYDPDSGVYNELLNCTLHGDLNTTAFEQAWQRVVERHPVLGTFFVWENLKKPHQVVCKSINLPFVHYDWRALSFGEQQQQLQAFLEADRNRGFELHQAPLMRCSLIQMADDTYEFVWCFHHLLIDGWSLPVIVQEAFAFYNALNKGHDLYLTTPRPFKDYITWLQQQDLTQAEQFWQQTLKGFTTPIVLNADKSVVHHPQQKQSYHEQTIKLPADLTTALESLSRQHQFTFNNLMQGTWALLLKHYSGHEDVVFGSTVSGRPPSLAGIETMVGMFVNTLPVRVQISGERELLPWLQELHIQQIEREQYSYTPLVEIQRVSEIPMGTAMFETNIGFYNYPIDPALQNSNDRLKIDNVSNIERTKYPLGLVVIPGANLSVGLSYEGNRFTHDTVARMLEDVVTVLHKIAAQPHTKLQVLEQILAQANKQRNLAKEQEFLQVRRNKFKNLQTKSIR; encoded by the coding sequence ATGAGTGACTTACTAAAGCGTTTAGAACATCTCTCACCGCAAAAACGCGAACTTGTGCTGCAAAAATTGTTAGCACAGCAACCGTCTACGATTATTCCTAAATCTAAATTGCCGCGCATTGAAGCCGCCAGCACTGACAAATTAATTCCTTTATCTTTTCCCCAGCAAAGACTTTGGTTTCTAGATCAGATGGAGGGCAATAGTGCAACATATAACATGGCGGCGGCGGTAGAAATTACTGGCAATTTGCAGGTATCTATCCTGGAAAAAATTATTGCAGAAATCATTCAACGTCATGCCATCTTGCGGACTAACTTTAAAACTATTGATGGCAATGCTGTCCAAATAATTACGCCTCAATTAACAATCAATATTCCAGTCATTGACTTACAAACATTACCAGCCGCAGCACGTTTTGCTGAGGTAGAACGTTTGGCGATCGCAGAACAACTACAACCTTTTGACTTGACACAAGATTGTTTGTTGCGAGTTACCTTACTACATTTGGCATCAGAATCTTATGTATTGTTGGTAACGATGCACCATATTGTTTCTGATGGCTGGTCTTTGGGGGTATTTATTCAAGAATTTTCTAGTTTATACACAGCTTTTTCACAAAATCAACCTTCTCCATTAACAGGATTAACCATTCAATATGCTGATTTTGCTCATTGGCAAAGACAATGTTTACAAGGTGAAGTTTTAGAAAATCAACTCAACTACTGGCGGCAGCAGTTAGCAGGTATTCCCCCGATCTTAGAATTACCTACAGACCGTCCGCGTCCTCCAGTGCAAACTTTTCAAGGTCAAACTTTAAATTTTGAACTCAACCAAAATCTCACCAAACAATTAAATATTCTGTGTCAAAAGTCAGGGACAACGATGTTTATGACCCTGATGGCAGCTTTTGCAACTTTACTGTATCGCTATAGTAACCAGTCAGATATTGTCATCGGTTCTCCGATTGCTAACCGCGATCGCCAAGAGACATATCCATTAATTGGTTTATTTGTCAATACTTTAGTGCTACGGACTAATTTAGAGGGAAATCCGAGTTTTGCAGAATTACTGCAAAGAGTCAAACAAGTCGCTTTAGATGCCTATGCTCATCAAGATGTACCTTTTGAGCGATTAGTTGAAGCCTTGCAACCAGAGCGATCGCTTTCTCACATGCCTTTGTTTCAAGTAGCATTTGCCATGCAAAATGCACCTATGGGTAAATTAGAACTACCCAACTTGAGCTTAAATCTCCTAAAAATCGAAAATAGCACTGCAAAATTTGATCTGACGCTATCAATGCAAGAAACCGAGTCAGGACTTTTAGGAGAATGGGAATTTAACAGCGATTTATTTGATGCTACAACTATTACCCGTATGGCAGGGCATTTCCAGACTTTGCTAGAAAATCTTGTGGTTAATCCTCAACAACCAGTTGCAGAAGTATCATTATTAAGTGCAAGCGAACAGCATCAGTTACTTGTAGAGTGGAACGATACCGCAACCGATTATCCTCAAGGTAAATGTATTCATCAGTTGTTTGCAGAGTGGGTAGAACAAACACCAAATGCGGTGGCAGTAGTCTTTGAGAATCAGCAACTTACTTACCGAGAATTAAACGATCGCGCCAACCAATTAGCACACCAGTTGCAAAACTTGGGTGTCAAGCCAGATGTACTAGTGGGTATCTGCGTTGAGCGTTCCTTAGAGATGATCGTGGGGTTATTGGGGATACTCAAAGCTGGTGGTGCGTATGTACCTTTAGATCCTAATTATCCAGCAGAACGATTGTCTTTAATGTTGTCAGATGCTCAAGTTCAAGTGTTGCTGACTCAACAACACCTCACCCATCAATTTTCTGAACTTGGGGTGAGACAAATTTGTTTGGATACAGATTGGGAAACTATCAACCAAAACAGTCAAGAAAATCCTGTCAATACCACTACCGTTGAAAACGTAGCTTATGTAATTTACACTTCAGGTTCTACTGGTAAACCCAAGGGTGTGATGGTTCCTCATCGGGGTGTAAATCGTTTGGTACTGAATACAAATTATGTACCAATCAGTACCAGCGATGTTTTTGCACAAGTATCTAATTGTTCCTTTGATGCTGCTACCTTTGAAATTTGGGGAGCTTTATTAAACGGAGCGCGTTTGGTAATAGTTAGCCAGGATATTGTTCTTTCACCACAACAATTTGCTACCTGTATTCAGCAGCAGAAACTAGGAATAATGTTTTTGACTGCGGCGCTATTTAATCAAATGGCGAAAGAAGTACCAACAGCTTTTCAGACGATGCGATATCTGTTAGTAGGAGGTGAAGCTTTAGATCCTCGTTGGATCAAGAAAGTTTTGCAACATGGTGCGCCTGAACATTTACTGAACGGATATGGTCCCACAGAAAACACTACTTTCTCCGTTTGCCATCACATCCAAGATGTTGCAGAAAAAACAACAAATATACCAATCGGGCGAGCGATCGCCAATACACAAACCTATGTATTAGATAGACATTTGCAACCAGTCCCAGTGGGCGTATATGGTGAACTTTATTTGGGAGGTGATGGTTTAGCTTTAGGTTATCTCAATCGTCCAGAACTCAATGCTGAAAAATTTATTCCTAACCCATTTGATAATTCTCAGTATTTGTACAAAACTGGCGATTTAGTTAGATATTTACCTGATGGCAATATCGAGTTCATTAACCGCATCGATAACCTAGTTAAAATCCGGGGTTTCCGCATTGAATTAGGTGAAATTGAAGCAGTTATACAACAGCACCCTGATATTGCCAACGTGGTCGTCCTAGTTAGAGAAGACGAGCCAGGAGAAAAGCGTATTGTTGCTTATGTTGTTTTGCATGAATTGGCGGCGACTACAGTTAAAGAACTCCGCGATTTTCTCAAAGCAAAAATGCCAGAATATATGCTGCCTTCGGCTTTTGTCATGCTGGAGTCTCTACCTATAAACCCCAACGGCAAAGTAGATCGTCGCGTTTTACCTGCACCAAAAACCTCAAGGAGTGATTTTGATACTAACTTAATTCTCCCACGCACAAAGACAGAAAAAATCTTAGCCAATATTTGGGCTGATGTCCTGCGACTAAAACAAGTTGGGATCAACGACAACTTTTTTGAACTAGGCGGTGATTCTATCCTGACGATTCAAGTTGTGGCACGAGCCAATCAAGCTGGTCTACAACTGACTCCCAAACAACTATTTCATCACCAAACGATCGCAGAGTTGTCTACCGTCGTGGATACAACTCTCCCTGTCCAAGCTGAACAAGGTTTAGTTACAGGTTCCTTACCATTAACACCAATTCAACAGTGGTTTTTTGAACAAAACCTACCTCAACCAGAACACTTTAATCAATCGGTGTTGCTGTCAGTGCCAACAGACTTGAAAGCAGAAATATTAGAACAAGCCTTGCAGCAATTATTATTACACCATGATGCTTTACGTTTGAGATTTGTTCAAGAAGACGAAAGCTGGTTACAAACTAATGCAGATGCTAATGCTACAGTACCTTTAACTTGTGTGGATTTAGCAAAAATTGCCCCACAAGAAAAACAAGCAGCACTCGAAACTGCTGCTAACAAGCTACAAGCTAGCTTAAATTTGTCACAAGAGTTAATGCAAGTCGCACTGTTCCATTTTGGTGCTGAACAACCTGCGCGGTTGTTAATAATTGTGCATCACTTAGCTGTGGATGGTGTCTCATGGCGAATTTTGGTAGAAGACTTATTTAATGCTTATCAACAACTAAATCGGGGAGAAACAATTCAACTTCCAGCCAAAACATCTTCTTTTAAAGAATGGTCGCATCGACTGGCTGAATATGGCAGTTCAGAAACACTCACAACCGAATTAGACTTTTGGTTAGCTCAGTCATCCGGCTCTATACCTTTGCCTGTAGATTACAATCAGCAGAATAATACTGTTGCTTCATCTGCCCAAGTTTCAGTGTCTCTCGACGCAGAACAAACCCGTGCTTTACTGCAAGAAGTTCCGGCTGTTTACAATACCCAAATTAATGACGTGTTGTTAACTGCTTTGGCACAAAGTTTCGCTCAATGGACTGGTGAATCTTCCCTACTCGTTGATGTTGAAGGTCATGGACGAGAAGAACTGTTTGCAGACATCGATTTATCGCGGACTGTCGGCTGGTTTACTTGCCTTTTCCCCATAAAATTAAAATTGGCAGCAAATGCCGATGCGGGTAAAACTTTAAAGTCAATTAAAGAACAACTACGCCCTTGCCAAAAACGCGGTATTAACTACGGCATTCTTCGCTATTTCACCCAAGACTCAGCAATCCGTCAACAACTTGCAACTGCAACCCCAGCGCAAGTTAGTTTCAACTACTTGGGACAATTTGACCAAGAATTATCGGAGTCTGGAGCGTGGAAATTGGCACAAGAGTCTGCGGGTGCTGAACAAAGTATATTAGGCGATCGCACTCACTTACTAGAAGTTAACGCCTTAGTCGCATCAGGTAAGCTGCAACTTAATTGGACTTATAGTCAAAACATTCACCAACAATCGACAATTGAGGCTTTAGCTGCTAATTTCATCAATGCACTCACAGATATTATCAATCACTGTCAGTCTACTGATGTTGGCGGTTATACTCCTTCAGATTTTCCCGAAGCAGAGTTAACTCAGGAATATCTGGACAATTTAATTGCAGAAATGGCAACCCGTGATATAGCTAACCACAAGAAAAACATTGAGTCGATTTATCCCCTGTCTCCAATGCAGGAAGGTATACTTTTTCATACCCTTTATGACCCAGATTCTGGAGTTTACAATGAACTGCTAAATTGCACTCTCCACGGGGATCTTAACACTACAGCATTTGAGCAAGCTTGGCAACGGGTTGTTGAACGTCACCCAGTTCTGGGTACTTTCTTTGTCTGGGAAAATCTTAAAAAACCTCACCAAGTAGTTTGCAAATCTATCAACTTACCTTTTGTTCATTATGATTGGCGAGCATTGTCTTTTGGCGAACAGCAACAGCAGCTGCAAGCTTTTCTAGAAGCAGATAGAAACAGAGGTTTTGAACTGCACCAAGCTCCTCTAATGCGCTGTAGTTTAATTCAAATGGCAGATGATACTTATGAATTTGTTTGGTGTTTCCATCACCTTTTGATTGATGGTTGGTCTTTGCCTGTCATAGTTCAAGAAGCCTTTGCTTTCTACAATGCCTTAAACAAAGGTCATGATTTGTACTTAACAACACCCCGTCCTTTCAAAGACTATATTACTTGGTTGCAACAACAAGACCTCACTCAAGCAGAGCAGTTTTGGCAACAAACCCTGAAAGGTTTTACTACCCCAATTGTGTTAAATGCAGATAAATCTGTTGTACATCATCCCCAACAAAAGCAGAGTTATCATGAGCAAACTATCAAACTTCCAGCAGACTTAACAACTGCCCTCGAATCTCTCAGCCGACAGCATCAGTTCACTTTTAATAATTTAATGCAAGGCACTTGGGCGCTATTACTAAAACATTACAGTGGTCACGAAGATGTAGTTTTTGGCAGCACCGTATCTGGTCGTCCTCCATCTCTTGCAGGTATAGAAACGATGGTAGGTATGTTTGTTAATACCTTACCAGTACGAGTGCAGATTTCTGGAGAAAGAGAACTGTTACCTTGGTTACAAGAGTTACATATACAACAAATAGAGCGCGAGCAATACTCTTATACTCCCTTAGTGGAAATTCAAAGGGTCAGTGAAATACCAATGGGGACAGCAATGTTTGAGACTAATATCGGATTTTATAACTATCCCATAGACCCTGCTTTGCAAAACTCAAACGATCGCTTAAAAATTGACAACGTTAGTAACATTGAACGCACAAAATATCCTTTAGGATTAGTAGTTATACCTGGGGCGAATTTATCTGTAGGACTTAGCTACGAAGGAAATCGCTTTACTCACGACACTGTTGCAAGAATGTTAGAAGATGTTGTCACAGTTCTGCACAAAATAGCCGCACAGCCTCATACCAAGTTGCAAGTGTTAGAACAAATATTAGCTCAAGCAAACAAGCAAAGAAATCTGGCGAAAGAACAAGAATTTCTTCAAGTCCGCCGCAACAAATTCAAAAATCTACAAACTAAATCAATTCGTTAA
- a CDS encoding sigma-70 family RNA polymerase sigma factor, whose protein sequence is MRSRQSITEQFTTFLQFDTDRAISWAVDAKLRRNLITCQTRLLQAEETENFWVCYWYKVWQEQPGGLARGHFSAYLQEVCYWAVYRIVANLSSTQHTLSDCFQMVIVRVDKVLKGFKPNLSFNLKNYASAIFSSEFKEMLRSQNEIDICTNWRLLRKLTQKRLVESLQNQGIHEDVIQRYVLAWKCYQALYAPKQIVGTRKLSRPDDATWKAIAQLYNFQRHTQLSQPGPECSEETMEKWLVICAKAVRDYFYPRLISLNVSVGEDTSKDEYIDIVPQLQQDSWMTEILEQEELLNRQSQQSQISNVLVAALNELDQEAQDIIQLYYSKGLTQQQIAQQLDIKQYTISRRLAKAKNALLLKLVTWSQQSLHISLNSLVLNYVNTILEEWLQTYYNRSPLN, encoded by the coding sequence ATGCGTTCACGTCAAAGCATCACTGAGCAGTTTACGACTTTCTTACAATTCGATACTGACAGGGCAATCAGTTGGGCAGTTGATGCTAAACTACGGAGAAATTTGATTACCTGTCAAACACGTCTTTTGCAAGCAGAAGAAACCGAGAACTTTTGGGTATGTTATTGGTATAAAGTATGGCAAGAGCAACCAGGAGGTTTAGCAAGGGGACATTTTTCGGCTTATTTACAAGAAGTATGTTACTGGGCGGTTTACAGAATAGTTGCAAATCTTTCCTCTACGCAACATACATTGTCTGACTGCTTTCAAATGGTAATTGTTCGTGTTGATAAGGTTTTGAAAGGGTTTAAACCTAATCTCAGCTTTAATCTGAAAAATTATGCAAGTGCGATTTTCAGCAGTGAATTTAAGGAAATGCTGCGATCGCAAAACGAAATTGATATTTGTACTAATTGGCGATTGTTAAGAAAGCTGACTCAAAAGCGTTTAGTAGAGTCTTTACAAAATCAGGGGATTCATGAAGATGTTATTCAACGCTATGTGTTAGCGTGGAAATGCTATCAAGCGTTATATGCTCCTAAGCAAATTGTTGGCACTCGCAAATTATCTAGACCTGATGATGCCACATGGAAAGCGATCGCCCAGCTTTATAATTTCCAACGTCACACCCAACTTTCGCAACCAGGGCCGGAGTGTAGTGAGGAAACAATGGAGAAATGGCTGGTTATTTGTGCCAAAGCAGTACGAGATTATTTTTATCCCCGTCTGATTTCTTTAAATGTCTCTGTAGGGGAAGACACTTCTAAGGACGAATATATAGATATAGTCCCACAACTCCAGCAAGATTCCTGGATGACAGAAATCCTGGAGCAAGAAGAACTGCTCAACAGACAGTCCCAGCAATCTCAAATTAGCAACGTCCTAGTTGCGGCTTTGAATGAACTAGATCAAGAAGCTCAAGATATCATTCAGCTTTATTACAGTAAAGGCTTAACTCAACAACAGATTGCTCAACAGCTAGACATCAAGCAGTACACCATTTCTCGCCGACTTGCCAAAGCCAAAAATGCTTTACTGCTGAAATTAGTAACTTGGAGTCAACAATCGCTGCATATTTCTCTCAACTCACTGGTACTAAATTATGTGAACACTATTCTAGAAGAATGGTTACAAACTTACTATAATCGTTCTCCTCTGAATTAA
- a CDS encoding DUF1822 family protein, producing the protein MIDLDGLALRNSTHLWLEISETEQRKIWDQSPAFSTDNRRWTAYLNRLSLDTFLPWLQAEYTPEAIPFPRLAALPSVWEVVNGVGISFKTKRMVLIPSETIDLSELRVPQEWVDIPSWTADYYLAVQVNLEEGCIRIWGYTTHALLKSMGSYDASDRAYCLDGEHLISDLDILWMANQICAEEPTRFAQTAPLPELAIAQVQNLLQRLGNPALVLPRLAVPFTTWGKLLEHGGWRERLYEQRQGQQQKWSVRQWLQTGVSDFAQTFGWHNIELEPNFSGAKGLEPTTALPTLVRTLTIAGQEYELQVKAKNSLTDRVWRFELQNAIRGEMIAQGTKLRLLTENLQPFDGNQVQADTPVKRLYIEVALGDIEEGLVWEIEPTPEDFEHEILFF; encoded by the coding sequence ATGATTGACTTGGATGGATTAGCCTTAAGAAACTCTACACACCTTTGGTTAGAAATTTCGGAAACTGAGCAAAGAAAAATTTGGGATCAAAGTCCAGCTTTTTCTACGGATAATCGGCGGTGGACTGCTTATCTCAATCGGTTGAGCCTGGACACTTTTCTACCTTGGCTACAAGCAGAATACACTCCTGAAGCGATTCCTTTTCCTCGACTAGCAGCTTTACCCAGCGTTTGGGAAGTGGTCAACGGTGTTGGAATTTCGTTCAAGACAAAACGCATGGTATTAATCCCCTCAGAAACTATTGATTTAAGCGAACTGCGCGTTCCGCAAGAGTGGGTAGACATTCCCAGCTGGACAGCAGATTATTACCTCGCAGTACAAGTAAATCTCGAAGAAGGCTGCATTCGGATTTGGGGATACACTACCCATGCTCTATTAAAAAGTATGGGTAGTTATGACGCAAGCGATCGCGCTTATTGTTTGGATGGTGAGCATTTGATTTCTGACCTCGATATTCTGTGGATGGCAAATCAAATCTGTGCCGAAGAACCGACTCGTTTTGCACAAACAGCACCTTTACCAGAATTAGCGATCGCGCAAGTACAAAATTTATTGCAACGCCTAGGCAATCCGGCTTTAGTTTTACCCCGTCTAGCAGTACCCTTTACCACCTGGGGCAAACTCCTAGAACATGGAGGATGGAGAGAACGTTTGTACGAGCAACGTCAAGGGCAACAACAAAAGTGGTCAGTTCGTCAATGGTTGCAAACAGGTGTATCAGATTTTGCACAAACATTTGGCTGGCACAACATTGAGCTAGAGCCAAATTTCTCAGGAGCCAAAGGTTTAGAGCCAACAACTGCATTGCCAACTTTAGTGCGAACACTTACTATTGCTGGACAAGAATATGAATTGCAAGTCAAGGCAAAGAATAGTCTTACAGATAGAGTCTGGCGATTTGAACTGCAAAATGCAATCAGAGGTGAAATGATTGCCCAAGGAACAAAATTACGACTATTGACAGAAAATTTACAACCATTTGATGGCAATCAAGTACAAGCTGATACTCCGGTAAAGAGGCTTTACATAGAAGTGGCATTGGGTGATATTGAGGAAGGATTAGTATGGGAAATAGAACCAACGCCTGAAGATTTTGAACACGAAATTTTGTTTTTTTGA
- a CDS encoding DUF4112 domain-containing protein: MDAAKRLATLNRIRKLSRLMDTSIRIPLTNFHIGIDPIIGLVPGAGDLISTAFSAYIIFLATRFGISRQDLTKMIFNVGLETVVGTVPFVGDLFDAFYKSNIRNLAILEQHLTGVKPEIKEISDELYKSKFPQV; this comes from the coding sequence ATGGATGCTGCTAAACGCCTTGCTACTCTAAATCGCATTCGCAAACTCAGCCGTTTGATGGATACATCTATACGCATCCCTCTCACAAATTTTCATATTGGAATAGACCCAATTATCGGTTTAGTTCCAGGTGCTGGTGATTTAATCAGTACAGCGTTTTCAGCTTACATTATATTTTTAGCTACCCGCTTCGGCATTTCACGTCAAGACTTAACCAAAATGATTTTTAATGTTGGTTTAGAAACAGTGGTGGGTACTGTGCCTTTTGTGGGTGATTTATTTGATGCTTTCTATAAGTCCAATATTCGTAATTTGGCAATTTTAGAGCAACATTTGACAGGGGTTAAACCAGAAATTAAAGAAATTTCTGATGAACTTTATAAAAGTAAATTCCCTCAAGTTTGA
- a CDS encoding phospholipase D-like domain-containing protein codes for MAKQSTQLQPSGQAMLYNFLLNEILASQLEGSYEFWIVSPWVTNFRLEKPYYVSFGEIVETKQEALHLFDILHQMAANGGKVYITVGSDKEYYPLLRQLGNKSDRIQVRTLSELHAKAYVGRYGAVDGSLNLTAGGVNQNIELYTYYHDERSIAQLRQVCIQHFEH; via the coding sequence ATGGCAAAGCAATCAACTCAATTGCAACCCAGTGGTCAAGCAATGCTTTACAACTTTCTGCTCAATGAGATTTTAGCATCACAACTAGAAGGCAGTTACGAGTTTTGGATTGTTTCGCCTTGGGTAACAAATTTCCGTTTAGAAAAACCCTATTATGTCTCTTTTGGGGAAATTGTAGAGACAAAGCAAGAAGCACTACACCTGTTTGACATTCTACATCAAATGGCCGCCAATGGCGGTAAAGTGTACATCACAGTAGGTAGCGATAAAGAGTATTATCCTTTATTGAGACAACTGGGCAATAAGAGCGATCGCATTCAGGTGCGAACGTTATCAGAATTGCACGCCAAGGCATACGTTGGTCGTTACGGTGCAGTTGATGGTTCCCTCAATTTAACCGCAGGGGGAGTCAATCAAAACATTGAGTTGTACACATACTACCATGACGAACGCAGTATTGCTCAGTTGCGGCAAGTTTGCATACAGCACTTTGAACATTAA
- a CDS encoding IS5 family transposase (programmed frameshift) produces the protein MSYEQIKDLPPPEFKRLCGVHIATFKKMVEVLKPELVRSGKKGGQPKLSVEDHLLVALEYWREYRTYFHISKSWGIHESTVCRIVRKVENILIKSGAFRLPGKRELQAAYEWKVLVVDVTEIPIERPKKKQRRYYSGKKKRHTLKAQLVVDQATGKILCTAYGVGRIHDFRLWRNTRVRFHTSQLCLADKGYQGIAKLHPNSCIPSRKPRGKDLSTPERQHNRHLASLRIVGEHLNRRLKIFRILKEQYRNRRKRFGLRCNLIAGLINYELALFS, from the exons ATGAGCTACGAACAGATAAAAGACCTGCCACCACCAGAGTTCAAACGGCTATGTGGAGTGCATATTGCTACGTTTAAGAAGATGGTAGAAGTGCTGAAGCCAGAATTAGTCAGAAGCGGGAAAAAAGGTGGACAGCCAAAGTTAAGTGTAGAAGACCACTTACTAGTAGCACTGGAATATTGGCGTGAATATCGTACTTACTTTCATATTTCTAAAAGTTGGGGTATACATGAATCAACAGTATGCCGGATAGTACGGAAAGTAGAAAATATTTTAATTAAATCAGGAGCATTCCGACTGCCAGGGAAAAGAGAATTACAAGCAGCCTATGAATGGAAGGTATTGGTAGTAGATGTGACTGAAATACCAATAGAACGCCCAAAAAAAA AACAGCGCCGATACTATAGTGGTAAGAAAAAACGACATACTTTAAAAGCACAATTGGTAGTTGACCAAGCTACTGGCAAAATTCTTTGTACAGCTTATGGAGTTGGTCGCATCCATGACTTTCGTTTATGGAGAAATACTAGGGTCAGATTTCATACTTCACAGTTGTGTTTAGCTGATAAAGGTTATCAAGGTATTGCCAAACTTCATCCCAACAGCTGCATACCCAGTAGGAAACCTCGTGGGAAAGATTTATCTACTCCAGAACGCCAACACAATCGTCACTTAGCTAGCCTACGTATTGTTGGCGAACATCTCAACCGTCGATTGAAGATTTTTCGCATCCTTAAAGAACAATATCGTAATCGTAGAAAACGTTTTGGCTTGCGATGCAATTTGATTGCTGGATTGATTAACTATGAACTTGCTCTTTTTTCTTGA